The region TACAGATTACTATTACAAATTGAAAGTTTGTGATTCAGGAGGAAAATGTTCTGTAAGTAAATGTTCAAGTTTCAAAACAGCTGGAACAAGATGTGCTTATTGTAACTTCGTTACATTGATTAACTCTCCATCAGGATGGACTGTTTGGTATGATCTTAATGCAAATGGAATATACGAACACGAACAAGGTAATGTTTGTGGTCCAAAAGCTGGAATGAAAACAAACTATACTGAAGGAAGAAAGGCTAACATTAAGATGACAGAAGATGATAGTGTTGTTGTTATGGAATTCCTGAATGTAACTTTAACAAAAACAGGACTTACATCTAAAACAAGAAAAATCTCAGAATCTGGATCATTGATCCATGATACAACTGAAGATTATGTTGGTATGCCTTCCGCAACAAGGGATAAGATTATCAATAACCTGCATCCTGAACTCTGCAGGATAACCATTCCGACAACAGGAGGAGATTGCTCTAAGCTTTATCATTGTGATGACAATGGCGACAATTGCGTGGACAGGACAAGCGAGGAAGGGGCTGATTTGGTTTCTTCTACCTCAACAAGCTGTACGTGGACTATACCGTATTGTGAGTTCTCAACATGGGATGCAGATGGAAATCCGTCAGGAGGCACAACAACAACTACTTCATCTTCAGGCGGAGGCTCCGGAGGCGGAGGAGGGGCAGGCGTAAGCGTATCAACAGAGAAATTTGAGCATGGCAAGATATACCTGAAAGGCGAAGAAGGAAAAAAGGTAAGATACATGCTTTATGGGAATTCGCATACAGTAACTATACAGGGCATAAGAGCAGAAGAAGTTGATGTTCTTGTAAAGTCAGTCCTGATACAGGACACCATAAAGCTTGGAGAGACAAAATATTATGATGTCACAGAAGACGGCAAGAGCGATATAGGAATCAGAGTGCACAGCATAGCCCTTAATGCAAGCTATGCTGAGCTGATTATTTCCCTGCTCAGCTATGAGCCGGAGCCGCAGCCAGAAGAGCAGCCAGAGCCGCAGCCCCAACAGCCTATTGAAGAGGAGCCGCCCGTAACAGGCCATGTAGCAGAAGAGCCCGAAGAAGGGGAAGAAGAGCCTCAAGGGGGCACCTGGCTCGTAATATCCTTGATTGCAGCAATCGTGGTTATAGCGGCTGTAGCTGTAATAGCTGTTAAGAGGAAATCCATCCAGGCTCAACAGCATCATGAAAAGCAGCCAAGTCAAGAGAAACAGCATTAATTTTTATTTGTTGTAACTTTATTTTTTTGTAAATTTGGGTTTTTATTTTTTTAAATAATATTCTTTTTTTCTTGTCAAATCTTTCTATCGCATACCTTAACATTGTTCTAGGCATTCTCTTATAGTGTTTTTTCAGGAATTCTTCTTCCAGGCTATTGCATTTTTTCCGACTTCCCTTAGCATCCAACCCCCCCTTATGTATAAGGTCATGCTCATCATTTACCAGCATTTTGGAGATTTTTAAAGTTTCTTTTGCTTCGCCATTCCTTATGAATGCATATGTTGCCAGTATTGCTATTCTTCTTTCCCACATATTTCCGGATTTGCCTGCTTTTCTCATTCAAACCAGCCAGCTGATTAATAAGCTTGCAATCCCCAAAAAAGAGAAAAACCCCACTATATCTATTGATGCTGTAATAAAAACGCTTGATGCAACCGCGGGGTCTATCTTCAATACTTTCAGCAGCACAGGCACGGATGTGGCAATAAACCCCGCTAATGTCAGGCTGATTGTCATGGCTGTAAATATAACAAAGCCCAGCACAGCATTGCCCTGCCAGAGATAAGCCACTATTCCCATTATCGCTCCCAAAATCATCCCGTTAACAATTCCTATGGAAATCTCCTTAAACAGTATCTTCCTGTAATTATCAGTGCTTAGCTGGTTTAGTGCAAAGCCCCTCACTATTAGTGTAAGCGTCTGTGTTCCGGAATTGCCGCCTAATCCTGCAATAATCGGCATAAAAGCAGCAAGTATAACAACAGCCTGCAATGTATCCGTAAAAGACGAAACAACAAGTGCAGCCAGGAAAGCAGTGCCAAGATTCAGCATAAGCCACGGCAGCCTCCTTTTAACTGATTTTGTAAAAGGGTCAAATATGTTTTCATCAGGATGCACTCCCGCTATCTTATACATGTCTTCTGTAGCTTCTTCTTCCATGACATCGAGAACATCATCGATGGTTACCCTTCCCAGGAGTTTATTCCTGCTGTCCACCACAGGCAGTGCAAGTATGTCCTCATTCTTGAATATCTCAGCTACTTTTTCCTTATCCATCTGTGGCCTTAATTTCACCAGATCCCTATTCATTATCTGGCTGAGCTTTTTCCTTTGGTTAAATGAGATAAGGTCTCTTATTGTTACCACTCCCTTCAGCCTGTCCTGGCTGTCAACAACATAGATATAGTTGGCTGCTTCAATGTATTTTACTTTCTTCTTTGCAGTATCCAAAGCTTCCTTTACTGTAATGCCGCTTTTCAATGCAATAAGCTCGGACTGCATGAGCCCGCCTGCAGTATCTTCGCCATACCTTATCAGAGGCTCTAATGCATCTTTTTTCTTTCTGGGAAGGTGCTCCATTATCCTCTTTGCTTTTTGCTCAGGCACCTCTCCCAGGATATCCGCAGAATCATCAGACTCCGCTTTCTCGATCAAAGATACTATATACTTGTCTTTCAGGCTTTTCAGTATATATTTCCTGGAATGTTGGCTCACTTCCAATAAGACATCAGAGCTTATCTTTGTGGGAAGCAGCAAGTAGAATTTGAGTTTTTGCGCCTCATCAAGCTGGTCAATTATTATCGCCAGCATAGGAATATCGTATTTGCTGATGTGCTTCCTCAGTTTATTCCTTTCGGTATCTTCCCCCAGCAAATCCCTTATCTTGTCTATATCCGCCCTTTGCATAAATCTGGCCTTCCTTGGATATTAATAAATGTTGCTTTTTTGTGCGCATTGAGAGCAAGTTTTTCATTAATTATTTAAAGAGCTGGGAAAATAATCCATTTTATGAAAATAGTAATTGCAGGATTGGGAACAGCAGCTTTTGCAGCTTTACTGGCAGTCAAAAAAAATTCAAGCAATGCGGAAATAACAATAATAGACAAGAAAAAATTCGACCTGCAGCACAGCTGCGGCCTGCCTTATGCCCTGGAAAAAAAAGTAGGCTTGGAAAGGCTGGAGCACTCAATTAATTCAGAAGGCATGAATGTGAAAATCCTTCATGAATGTGAAGCTCTTAATATAAACAAAAAAGATAAAAAACTGGAATATAGGTCCCTTAAAGACGGTTCGAAATCATCAGCCGAATATGATAAGCTGCTGCTGGCCGCAGGCTCTGAGCCCTTCTTCCCGGCAGTCCCGGGATTAATGGAAAACAGCACAGCTATAAGCACAACAGGCGACATAAGGGCGCTAGAAGAATGCCTGGCTAAGGCCCGGAAGGCAGTCATCATAGGAGCAGGCGCTGTCGGTCTGGAAACAGCTTATGCATTGAAAAAGCGCGGCTTAAGTGTCGCGATAGTTGAAGCGCTTTCATGCTTGTTCCCGAGAGCCATCGATTCAGATATATCATCCCAGCTTGAGGAATACATTAAAGCACAAGGAATAGGTGTTTTTTTGAATTCTAAAGTAGATAAAGTAGAAAAAGGAAAGGTGCTGCTGCAGAAAGGTCAGATCAACACAGACATCATAATAGCAGCTGCAGGAGTAAGGCCCGGCATTAAGCTTGTCCAGGATGCAGGGTTAAAGCTCTCTAAATTCGGCATTGCAGTTGATAAGCACATGAGGACATCAGCAAAAGATATCTATGCAGCAGGCGATTGCACCGAAGCGACAAACATAATCACAAAAAAGAAATTCGAGTCGCAGTTAGCTACAACCGCATACAGGCAGGGCACAATCGCCGGTGAAAACATAACAGGAAAGAGATCCGAATACGATGGCAGCATATCCTGCTTCGCTTCCGTTATCGGTGAAAAAGAAATAGCTTCTGTTGGTTTGAATTCGCATTATGCGGAAGAAGCGGGATTTAAGCTTGTCACAGGCAAGAGCATCGCAGCAGACAGGCCCGAATGGTTCGGAAAGCAGGAAAAAGTGATGGTCAAGATTCTTGCAGACAAGAAAACAAGAAAGATAATCGGTTGCCAGGCTATTGGAAAGAACGCTTCTAAAAGAATCGACATTGTTTCTACATCAATAAGGGCAGGTATGACACTGCAGCAATTAGGAAATGTAGAATTCAGCTACTGCCCAGCTGTTTCACAGCCTTACGATGTTTTGCACCAGGCTGTTGATTTTGCCTTGAGGAAAATTAAGTAAACCTTATAACCTGTCCCTTTTTCCCTCCTTATTATGCAAATCACAGGAAAGCCGCCATGGCTCAAAGTGCCGATTCCATCAGGCGAAAACTATAGCAGCCTGATCAGGCTTATTCGGGAAAACAATATCCATACTATCTGCCAGGAAGCCCGCTGTCCGAATATAGCAGAATGCTTCTCTAAAAAAACAGCTACTTTCCTGATATTAGGCGATACATGTACGAGAAGCTGCCGTTACTGCAATGTTAAAACAGGAAAGCCGGGAAAATTAGATGGAAAAGAGCCCAAAAAAGTGGCTAATGCAGTAAAGATGCTCGGATTGAAGTATATTGTATTGACTTCTCCCGCAAGAGATGATTTAAAAGACGGCGGCGCAAGAACTTTTATAGAAACAATGAAGCAGATAAAGAAAATGGATACTAAAATCAAGATAGAATTATTAACTCCTGGTTTTAGGGAGCAAATAAGGAACATCCTTAAATATGGGCCCGATGTATTCGGCCATAACATAGAGACAGTGAAAAGGTTGTTCCCTGAAATGAGGCCGCAGGCTGATTATCTAAAGTCGATCCTTTTTCTGAAGCAAATCAAGGAATTCAACCCGTCTCAAACAACTAAATCAGGCCTGATGGTCGGCTTAGGAGAAACAGAAGAAGAAGTTATCGAAACCTTAAAAGACCTGAAAAAAGCAAAAGTTGATATTGTAACTATAGGTCAATACCTGCAGCCAAGAAAGGATTTGGCAGGAGTAAAAAAATATTACACTCCGGAAGATTTCAAAAGATTTGAAGAGATTGGGGAAAGGCTCGGGTTTAAGGGAGTATTTTCCGCTCCTTTAGTAAGAAGCAGCTACCATGCTGAAGAATTGATAAAATGAAATTCCGCTTAATCGACACGGGTTTTAATGATGCCTTCCAGAATATGGCAGTAGATGAAGCGCTCCTAAGCTCAGAACTTCCTGTCCTGAGATTCTACAGGTGGAAGCCCGCAGCTCTTTCCATAGGCTATTTCCAGCACATAGGACAGATTAACAAACAATTCTGCAGGAATAACAGCATAGACATTGTCCGCCGCATAACAGGGGGGAATGCTGTACTGCATAATAATGAGCTGACCTATTCATTTATAATAGACGAAAAAGAAATGCCAAAGGGGGTCACCGAGAGCTATAAGAAAATAGCCCAGGGGCTTCTCAACGGGTTAAGAAATCTAGGCCTGGATGCAGCGATGAACAAGGATATTGCCCATGGAGAAAAAAGCATGTTATGCTTCAGCGAACCAAGCTGGTATGAGATAGTGGTCAATAAGAAGAAGATAATAGGCAGCGCGCAAAAAAGAATAAAGGGCAAGTTACTGCAGCACGGTGCCATTCTGGTTGATATAGATATTAAGAAATATGCAAATTGCTTTAATAATTGCAGCGGGGAAATAATAAAAAAACTCCATGGCAGGATGGCCTGTATTAGGCAAGAATTAGAAAAATTTGGGTTGGCAAGTCTCAGCAGGGATTGCCGCCCCCAGGGTGCCGGGCAGGGATTAAGAAGTAATCCATCCAAGCCGATGCATGCAAAATTTTTTTATGAATCCTTAAAAAAATTCTTAGTGGGGGGATTCGAAAAGACAGGAATTGAGTTTGAAAGAAGTGAACTGAGTGAAACTGAACAGGAATTAGCGCAAAGGTTAAATAATGAAAAATATTCATCTGGCAAATGGAACTTTATGAGGTAAAATGACTAAAGTAATGGCATTCGGCTCCTTCGACCATCTCCATCCCGGACATTTTTATTTCCTGCTGGAGGCAAAAAAATATGGAGACAGGCTGATAGTTGTTTTGGGAAGGAAAGAAACAATAAAAGAGCTAAAAGGAAAAGAGCCGAAATACACAGAAAAAGAGCGAAAGCAGCATTTGGAGATAACCGGAATTCCTGATAAAATTCTATTGGGAAATAAAAATGATAAATATAAAATAATAGAAAAAATAAGGCCAGACATCATCTGCCTTGGTTATGATCAGAATTCCTTCACAAAAGGCCTGGAAAGGGAGCTGAAAAAAAGAAAATTAAAACCAAAAATAATAAGGCTGAAGCCCTACAAAGAGCACATATTCAAAAGCTCTAAGCTGAAATAGGCGTTTCTCTGCATAACCCTTTTAAATACATGCATCTTATTAATGCCATGGCAGAAGAATGGTTTTTAGCAGTCCCGGCATTGGTTTTATTTGTTATAGCTTTCATAATAGCATTATTTGTTTTATGGTTATGGGCTTTGGTAGACTGCATAGCATCTAAATTAAGGCCCGAAGAAAAGCTTTTATGGA is a window of Candidatus Woesearchaeota archaeon DNA encoding:
- the mgtE gene encoding magnesium transporter, with amino-acid sequence MQRADIDKIRDLLGEDTERNKLRKHISKYDIPMLAIIIDQLDEAQKLKFYLLLPTKISSDVLLEVSQHSRKYILKSLKDKYIVSLIEKAESDDSADILGEVPEQKAKRIMEHLPRKKKDALEPLIRYGEDTAGGLMQSELIALKSGITVKEALDTAKKKVKYIEAANYIYVVDSQDRLKGVVTIRDLISFNQRKKLSQIMNRDLVKLRPQMDKEKVAEIFKNEDILALPVVDSRNKLLGRVTIDDVLDVMEEEATEDMYKIAGVHPDENIFDPFTKSVKRRLPWLMLNLGTAFLAALVVSSFTDTLQAVVILAAFMPIIAGLGGNSGTQTLTLIVRGFALNQLSTDNYRKILFKEISIGIVNGMILGAIMGIVAYLWQGNAVLGFVIFTAMTISLTLAGFIATSVPVLLKVLKIDPAVASSVFITASIDIVGFFSFLGIASLLISWLV
- a CDS encoding NAD(P)-binding protein produces the protein MKIVIAGLGTAAFAALLAVKKNSSNAEITIIDKKKFDLQHSCGLPYALEKKVGLERLEHSINSEGMNVKILHECEALNINKKDKKLEYRSLKDGSKSSAEYDKLLLAAGSEPFFPAVPGLMENSTAISTTGDIRALEECLAKARKAVIIGAGAVGLETAYALKKRGLSVAIVEALSCLFPRAIDSDISSQLEEYIKAQGIGVFLNSKVDKVEKGKVLLQKGQINTDIIIAAAGVRPGIKLVQDAGLKLSKFGIAVDKHMRTSAKDIYAAGDCTEATNIITKKKFESQLATTAYRQGTIAGENITGKRSEYDGSISCFASVIGEKEIASVGLNSHYAEEAGFKLVTGKSIAADRPEWFGKQEKVMVKILADKKTRKIIGCQAIGKNASKRIDIVSTSIRAGMTLQQLGNVEFSYCPAVSQPYDVLHQAVDFALRKIK
- the lipA gene encoding lipoyl synthase; its protein translation is MQITGKPPWLKVPIPSGENYSSLIRLIRENNIHTICQEARCPNIAECFSKKTATFLILGDTCTRSCRYCNVKTGKPGKLDGKEPKKVANAVKMLGLKYIVLTSPARDDLKDGGARTFIETMKQIKKMDTKIKIELLTPGFREQIRNILKYGPDVFGHNIETVKRLFPEMRPQADYLKSILFLKQIKEFNPSQTTKSGLMVGLGETEEEVIETLKDLKKAKVDIVTIGQYLQPRKDLAGVKKYYTPEDFKRFEEIGERLGFKGVFSAPLVRSSYHAEELIK
- a CDS encoding octanoyltransferase encodes the protein MKFRLIDTGFNDAFQNMAVDEALLSSELPVLRFYRWKPAALSIGYFQHIGQINKQFCRNNSIDIVRRITGGNAVLHNNELTYSFIIDEKEMPKGVTESYKKIAQGLLNGLRNLGLDAAMNKDIAHGEKSMLCFSEPSWYEIVVNKKKIIGSAQKRIKGKLLQHGAILVDIDIKKYANCFNNCSGEIIKKLHGRMACIRQELEKFGLASLSRDCRPQGAGQGLRSNPSKPMHAKFFYESLKKFLVGGFEKTGIEFERSELSETEQELAQRLNNEKYSSGKWNFMR
- a CDS encoding adenylyltransferase/cytidyltransferase family protein translates to MTKVMAFGSFDHLHPGHFYFLLEAKKYGDRLIVVLGRKETIKELKGKEPKYTEKERKQHLEITGIPDKILLGNKNDKYKIIEKIRPDIICLGYDQNSFTKGLERELKKRKLKPKIIRLKPYKEHIFKSSKLK